Within the Natranaeroarchaeum sulfidigenes genome, the region ACCCGGAACGATGGATCAGGAGACACTACAATCCGAACTGGAAGCGACTGGCGAACTGATGGTAAACGTCGAGGAGTTCGACGTGCCTCTGGAGCTACACCTTCACGACACCGAAATCGGGACAGAACAGGTCACGCTGGACCTGTCGGACGGGACGCTCACGTTCGCGCTCGATTCGATCACCGGCTACTGGAAACACTACCACTCGCTGGCGGACTACGGGCTAGAGTAACCCGGTCACATCCGGTTTTGCCGTGACCGCTTCGGGTAGCATCAACTAAGGTCGCTCGGGCCCACAATCCTCGTATGAAGATCTACACCGGTCGCGGTGACGAGGGAATGACCGATCTACGGAACATGTCGCGGGTCTCGAAGACCAGCGCGCGTATCGAGGCCTACGGCACCGTCGACGAGGTTAACGCCCTCATCGGCGCAGTCCGGCCGAGCGGCTACGACGACATCGACGACCAGCTCGAACGGATTCAGAACCACCTTCACATCGCACAGGCGGACCTCGCAAACCCTGCACCCGAGAAGGACGACCCTGTCATCACCGAGGGGCACGTCGAAACGCTGGAAGGCTGGATCGACGACCACGACGAGGAACTCGACCCGCTGGAGAGCTTCATCCTGCCCGGTGGCGGCGAAAGCGGTGCGAGCCTGCATCACGCACGGGCTGTCTGTCGTCGCGCGGAGCGCCGTGCCGTAGCGCTGGCTGCCGAGGAGACGATTAACGACGTCGTGATCGAGTACCTGAACCGGCTTTCGGACGCGCTGTTCGTGCTCGCTCGCGTGGTGAACAAGCGCGACGACGTGCCTGAAGAGAATCCGACCTACTGAGCTACTCGCCTCCTGTCCGTCTTCTACTCGTCCGCCTCGTCGGGCGTGAGTCCGACCAGCGATCGGCCGAGTACGTCAGCGTACCCCGAGCACGTCATCTTGAACGTCGGCACGCCGACAAAGGGGAGCGACGTGAGTGTCAGGAGAGGACGATCGACGTCGACGCCGAGCGAGCGCGACCCCTTTTCGACTGCGTTCAGAAGCTGTGCCGTCTCCTCGACTTCGAGATCGGCGGCGACGCCAGCGATCCGATAGGGAAGCTCGGCGATTGCCTCGCCGTCGCGGATGACCGCCCAGCCGCCGCCCTGCGCTTCGACGTGTTCGACCGCAGCCGAGAGGGCATCGTCGCTCGTCCCGACCGCCAGTACGCCCGTCGACTCCATGGTCATGCTGGTTGCGATCGCGCCCTCTTCGATCCCGTAGCCCGCCAGAAAGCCAGTGAATCCGGTTCCATCGGCGTCGGGATGGCGGTCCAGCAGCGTGACCTTGGCGATGTCCCGCTCAGGTGCGGCGTGGAGGGTCCCGTCCTCGACACGCGGCTGGACCGTCGTCTCGGTCGAGAGCAAGCCCTCGCCGATTTCGATCGCGCGCACCCGACCGTCCGCGTCGGCCGCGCTCGCGGGGACGGTGAACCGTTCCGGATCGCTCTCGACGTCGATCGAGTCGTAGACGAACTCGGGGTACTCGTGGCTCCTCGGCGCAACCTGATGTACGCCCTTCTCGACGACGACCTCACCGCCCGAGAGGACGGTGGCGACGTTCATCGCCGTCAGATCGTCGACGATTACGATATCGGCGACGTTACCGGGTGCAAGTGAACCCCGGTCGTCGAGCCCGAAATGTCTTGCCGGGTTCAGCGTGGCCATCCGAAGCGCATCGGCGGGATCGACGCCCGCATCGATGGTCCGCCGGACGACGGCGTCCATCGCCCCCTCGTCCAGCAGGTCGCGGGGCCACATTCCGTCGGTCGACAGCGAGAGCTCCGAGGAGCCGACCCGATCGACTGCGTCGGCGAGGGCGTCAATATCGTCCCGGATCGTCCCGTACCGTCCGATCGTGTGGATGCCGCGCTCGACCCGGTTGATCATCCCGTCTCCGCTGATCGCCTCGTGATCGTTGTCGACGAGTCCGGCGAAGGCGGTCAGTTTCTCCTCCCGACAGCCAGCGCCGTGACCGCAGATCGGCTTGCCAGCGTGGCGGGCGCGGTCGTACAGATCGTCGAGGTCGTGGTCCCGACCGACGAGGTGGATCCAGTCGGTTTCGCCGACGCCGACGACACGGTCGTCGTCGAGCAGGTCGACGAGCGCTTCGGCTTCCTTCTTGCTTGCGCGTCGTCCCTCGAACGTGTCGACGAGGGGCATCGTCGGCACGGTCACCCTGACGGTGATTGGGAGATAGGCAGTCGCCGCGAGCAGCGCCTCGACGCCGCGTGCGCCAAACAGGCTTCCAGGCCCCGACGCTTCGGTAACGACAGTCGTGGTTCCAGTGGCCAGCACGTGGTGATAGGCGTTCTCCAGCGACTGGACGGTATCGACGTGCGTGTGTGCGTCGATCAGTCCCGGCAGGACGACCCGCCCGTCAGCTGATAGCTGGGTAGTTTCGGGGCCGATGACGTCGCTGGCATCGTCGGGGAGTGCGGCGATCTCGTTGTCGACGATAGCGACATCAAGCGAACGGAACTCGCGGGTCTCGGGCAGGAAAACGCGTCCCCCTGTGATTGCGATATCGGCGTCGGCCTCGCCGAGCGCAACCGCCTGTGTGCGGTTCATCTCTTTGTATACAGGGTTCGGCCGTCCTCTTCAATCGCACGCACTTTGTCACGCGCTTCGAGCACGTCAAGATGGCCGACCGCCTCGCTCATCGCGGGGAAGTACTCGATCACCGGCAGGTCGTCGAACAGCCCCTCCATCACTTCACGGGCGCTCGTCTCCCCATCGAGTAGCGCGAGGACGTTCTCTGTCCGGTCCTCGTGGGCCGTCAGGATCTCACTGATGCGGTTGGATGGCTCCGTGATGAGCTCACCATGGCCGGGGAGAAGTTGATCGAAGGGACGGTCCCGGAGCTGCGTTAGCGACTCGTTGTACGTCGGTAGTACCCGTGGGCGTTCGTCAGTGTCGTTCATCGGCGGCCGCAAGAGCGGGTTCGGCGTCACGTCACCGAGAACGTGATCGCCGACGACCGCCCGGTTCTCTCCGTCGGCCTCGTAGCTCAACAGCAACTCGCCCGCCGCGTGTCCATGGCGGGTCTCGACCGTCAACTCGACGCCGTTGATAGCGACACTATCGCCGTCCGTGACGACCCGGTCGACCGGTGAGTTCGGCGCGTACGGCAGGTAGGCTTCGGGAAGCGTTATTACGCTTTCGACGGTCGACCGTTCGAGTCCGTGGCGAACGAAAAACTCCTCGAAAAAGGACTGTTCGTACGCCAGGCGCTCGTCGAATGCCTCGATGATCGTCGCCGTGTCGGGACTGGCGATGACGTCGATTCCGCGGTCATGGAGGCGCTTTGCCATGCCAAAGTGATCCGGGTGCGGATGTGTCACAACCACTCGTTCGAGATCGCTGATCCGGCAGTCTTCGGCCGCCAGTTTCTCCGTAAGCGTTTCCCACCCCTCGTCGCTGTCGGGACCGGGATCGATCAGCGTCCCATCGGCGAGATATGCGTTCACTGGACCGACCTGAAACGGCGTCGGGATCGAGAGCCGACTGAACATCGTGCGTGGCTGGGCCGCGGAGCGGTAAAACGGTTTGTGAACCGGTGACGCACTACTGGCGGTTGTCCCCGCGTTCGGCCGCTGGAAATCCGGAAATACTCTGTCTCAGTTAGAGGTCCTCATGTCGTCATCCTCCAATTCTCAGTACTACTGTAGTGCGATTATCTGTATAGTCAGAACGACACGTCAGATCGGTTAGGGCACAAGAGTTATATCTGTCCCTTGCGTAAGGTCGGATATGAACAAGCACTTCGAGGATGCACGATACTACCTGACCCGCGCCGGAAAGAAAGCTAAACAGGGCGTTGCCGAGGAGCTCGAACCCGTCGAGGAGAAGTTCCGGGAACTAACGGGCGGCGACGAAGAACCGGAGGCGAGCCGCCTCGACAAGATCCGGGCCGACCTCGAAGAGATCGAGGAACGGGCCGAAGGTGAGGCAAAAGAGGCCGTCGGAAAGGCCCGCGAGCGGATCCACGCCTATCGTCACGGCGAGGACGCCGCACCTGCCGAAAGTAAGGCTTAAGTTCGGAGCGGCGGTACGATTTTTTACGCGGGTTGGTGGTCTAGTCTGGTTATGACATCGCCTTCACACGGCGAGGGCCGCAAGTTCAAATCTTGCCCAACCCACTGATTTTGCTGTGAGCAATCCGCGGCCAGCAACTCCGCCATGTTGGGACGGTTTGAACTACGCAAGGCGCGCGGAGCGAAGTTGACGACGTCACGACGAAGAGCGTAGCGACGGGTCAGAACGCGTGTTTCCCATATCACGGCGACCGAATCGAGATGCCGTCTACGACCTCACACGACAGTTCTTGAACTGCTTAAAATTTTTATTGAACGAGGAACTTCCTCAATCACTTGAACAACTTTATCAGGCCAAACGAGTAAAGATCTGACGATGAATTGGTCCAATCAGGACTGGTGGCCGAATCAGCTGGATCTGAAAACACTCGACCAGAACGCCCGCGATGTCGGGCCGATGGATGAGGAGTTCGATTACGCCGAGGAGTTCGAGTCGCTCGATCTCGACGCCGTAAAAGCCGACATCGAGGATGTTCTCACGACATCACAGGACTGGTGGCCGGCCGACTACGGCCACTACGGGCCGTTGATGATTCGAATGGCCTGGCACAGCGCGGGCACGTATCGGACCAGCGACGGCCGGGGCGGTGCGGCAGGTGGCCGACAGCGCTTCGCACCGATCAACAGCTGGCCGGACAACGCGAACCTCGACAAGGCCCGCCGACTGCTCTGGCCGGTCAAACAGAAGTACGGCCGCAAACTCTCGTGGGCCGATCTGATGATTCTGGCAGGAAATGTCGCCATCGAGTCCATGGGCTTCGAGACGTTCGGGTTCGCTGGCGGACGTGAGGACGCGTTCGAGCCTGACGAGTCGGTCTACTGGGGACCCGAAGACGAGATGGAAGCGAACGAGCGCTTCGACGAGCCGGGGGGCATTCAGGAAGGACTCGGCGCGTCCGTCATGGGCCTCATCTACGTGAACCCGGAGGGGCCGGACGGGAACCCCGATCCGGAGGCCTCGGCGGAGAACATTCGACAGACGTTCGACCGCATGGCGATGAGCGACGAGGAGACGGCGGCGCTCATAGCGGGTGGACACACGTTCGGGAAGGTTCACGGCGCCGACGATACGGACAATCTCGGCCCCGAACCCGAAGCCGCCCCGATCGAACAGCAGGGGCTGGGCTGGGAGAACGAGCACGGCTCCGGCAAGGGGGCCGACACGATTACCAGTGGCATCGAGGGTCCGTGGACCCAGTCTCCGACAGAGTGGGATATGGGCTATCTCAACAACCTGCTCGATTACGAGTGGGAACCGGAGAAAGGTGCCGGCGGGGCCTGGCAGTGGACGCCGAAAGACGAGGAGCTAGAAGACACCGTTCCGGACGCTCACGACCCATCCGAGACGCAAACGCCGATGATGCTGACGACGGATATCGCGCTGAAGCGGGATCCCGAGTACCGCGAGATCGTCGAGCGGTTCCAGGAGAACCCGATGGCGTTCGGGATGGCCTTCGCGAAAGCCTGGTACAAGCTGACCCACCGGGATATGGGCCCGCCCTCGCGGTTCCTCGGTCCCGAGGTTCCGGACGAGGAGATGATCTGGCAGGACCCGCTTCCCGACGCGGACTACGATCTCATCGATGCGGACGACGCGGCGGCGCTCAAAGAGGATCTCCTCGGGTCGGAGCTGTCGATCCCGCAGCTGGTCAAGACGGCGTGGGCGTCGGCGTCGACGTACCGCGACAGCGACAAACGCGGCGGCGCGAACGGAGCCCGGATCCGCCTCGAACCCCAGCAAAGCTGGGAGGTCAACGAGCCAGAACAGCTAGCGACCGTGCTGGAGACGCTGGAGGAGATTCAGGCGGAGTTCAACGATTCCCAGTCCGATGACACCCGGGTATCGCTGGCCGACCTGATCGTACTGGGCGGCAACGCGGCCGTCGAACAGGCCGCTGCAGAGGCTGGCTACGACGTAACAGTTCCTTTCGAGCCGGGGCGGACTGACGCCACTCAGGCACAGACCGATGTCGACTCCTTCGAGGCACTCAAACCGAAGGCCGACGGGTTCCGGAACTATCTCGGCGACGACCTCGACCAGCCCGCGGAGGAACTGCTCGTCGATAAAGCCGAGCTGCTGAACCTGACGGCGTCCGAGATGACTGTCCTCGTCGGCGGGATGCGCGCGCTCGGAGCCACTTATCAGGACTCGGATCACGGCGTCCTCACCGACCGGCCGGGGACGCTGACAAATGACTTCTTCGTGAACCTGCTGGATATGGACACGGAGTGGGAATCCGCGTCAGACGGTATCTATGAGGCCTACGGTCGGGACTCCGGCGAACTCGTATGGACGGGCACCCGTGTTGATCTCATCTTCGGATCGCACTCCCGACTCCGTGCTATCGCCGAGACCTACGCGGCCGATGACGCCGAGGAGACGTTCGTTCAGGACTTCGTCGACACCTGGGCGCACGTAATGCAACTCGACCGCTTCGATCTCGAATAGACGGCCTGCTCCTTTTCTGTACTGCAGTTGTGGGTTCGCTGACAGCTAGTTCTGATCACGCCCGTCACAGTCTGCTCCCGGCACAGGGAACTGTTAGTAGGTTATCTTTACCTGCCGGTAGACGACGTATAGTTACGTCGCAGGTCGACGATAGTCGATTCAGTCTATGGCCGAGCTATCGGGATCGACCGTCGTCGTGCTCGTCGTTGGGGTGGCGCTGATCGGGATAGGTATGATCGGTCTGACCTCCGAGGTGGGATGGGGGTCATCCGTTGGTGACGATACCGCCCCGTTACAGAACGAAACAACAGGTGAACAGAGCGATCAGGATCAGAGCCAGGATACGGTCGAAGAACCGTACATCGAACCGGTCCCAGAGCGCGGTGATCCGTATTTCGAGGCTGAAGCCAGCGACGGCAGCTGGATAAGTTACGTCAATCCCCGTGACGAGTATCGCGATCCGTACCTCGGCGATGGCTCCGGGAAGCTCTGTGTGTCGCTGTACAACGACGACGGTGAGGTAGTGGTCGGGGAGACGGTCCCGAACACCACGGTTACAGTCCCGACCGGCGAATCGCTGGACTGGCACTCACACGCCGACCCGTTCGTGGTCGAGCTCCCGCTGACCGAGCACTACGAGCGCCCACTGGATGCCGATCAGTTCGGTACTGATCCGGATCTCCCGCAGGGCGACGGCTATCTCGACTCGCACTGTCTGGAGATTCACGGCATGCCCGCGGATGGCACAGTCGAGTACGGCGAGGCGGAAGTCGACGGCGAGTACGAGGACCGGATCGAGGTAGTCGGATATCTCCAGCAGGACGCCCAGTCGTGGAATTCGAGTGTCGACCCGCTGGCCGATGCTCGCTCCTACGAGGAAGCCGGTGGTGGCTGGACGTATGATCCGGAGCACTCACACGGGCAGATGGTTGTCGTCCTCCAGCTTGATCATGACGAGACGGACACGAACGGAGAGGACGATGATACCAGTACTGACGACAACGGTGTTGACGATACTGATCAGGAACACGGGGAGTCTACTGACCAGGATGACGACTCCGAGAACGGCGATGACGAGAGCGAAACCGATCAACTGGACGCGGACGACTCGCTGTCAGGGTTTGGGATCGTCGCTGTCGTCGTTGCCCTGCTCGCGGTAGCGGTGTACGCTCGGCGTCGGTGAGTCCTACTCCAGTTGCTCCAAGGCCCATCCGGCGTGCTCGCGTACCTCCTCGTTCGGGTCGTCGGATTCGAGCGTTTCGAGCCGTTCTCTGGCGTCCTCGATGTCGAGCGACCCGACCGCCTTGCAGGCATTGCTACGCACGATAGGCGCAGGGTCGTCTAGTCTCTCTTCGAGTCGGTCGGTCGCCTCGACGATCGCATCGGGACGTTCAAGCCCGACGTGCAGGATCGCCGAGACGGCGTTGCCACGGACGTATTCGTCGTCATCGTCGAGACGCTCGGTCACGACGTCGACCGCATCGGTCGTACGGTCCGGATGCTCCTGTGCGACGTCCGCGATCAGACCGATGGCGTTCCCCCGGACGCCCGGATGGTCCGCGTCGGCAAGCGCCGTCAGTTCATCGATGGCCTCGACCGCAGCCGACGGATACGCCGATGCGATCGCGCCGAGCGCGGACAGCGCGTTGGTCTGATAGGCAACCGCCCGATCCGATATCCCGTCCAGTAGCTGTGGGACGACTGGTTTGACTTCCTCGGGGTAGCCCACGGCGAGCTGTGAGAGGACGTAGAGCGCGTTCGTCCGCGTCGGATCGTCGGCGTCGAGCAGGGCAGACAGCGTCGGGACGAGATCGAGCAACCCTTCGGGATCCGTTGCAACGAGCTCCACGCAGCAGCCGGTCGCAGCCTGCGTGCTCTCGTCGTCCTCGACAGTCACGTGTTCGACGATCACGTCCTTGTGGTCGAGCACCGCTTCGGGATGGTCGACAGCGATTGCACGGAGACAGCGTAACAGCAGGGGATCGGCATCGAGCGAGGGGCGACCGAGTAATCGGGCGACCAGCCCAGCGAACTCCCCGTCGACGTGTTGCCCGCTCTGGGCCACTTCCAGCAGGGCAGCCACGGCGTCCGCGTGAACACCGGGTGGAAGCGCCGGGTCAGAAAGCAGCGCGCGGATCCGACCGGTATCGACATCGGTTGGCGAATCCAGTGCGCGTTCGCGGAGCGCGGCCGCCAGTTCTGCCGGATCGGTGTGGTCGCCGTCCATCTACCGTACCGAGGGGGTTCCCGGTGAAAAAACCTCTTGCCGTTTCCCCGACGGATGGAACGCCTTTTTTGTCCGGGTCGATACTACCATCGAGTATGTGGACGACAGCCAACACCGATGCGTTCGCGTTCGATAGCCACTGCGACACCGTGGCCCGGTGCTGTCGTCTGAGGGGGAGCGGCGTAAGGCGAACTGAACCGGTCGATCAATTGCCTGGACAGCGGACACTGATTCATGTTTGAGCGACTGCGCGAGGACGTCCGGACGGCGCTGGAGACCGACCCTGCCGCGAAAACCCGTCGCGAGGTCATTACTTGCTATCCTGGCCTGCAGGCCGTCTGGCTCCATCGGATCGCCCATGCTCTCTGGTCGTGGGGCTTTCACTGGCTCGCCCGCCTCGTCTCACACCTGTCCCGCGGGCTCACGAATATCGAGATCCATCCCGCAGCGGAGATCGGACGGCGCTGTTTCATCGATCACGGTTCCGGCGTCGTGATCGGCGAAACGGCCGCGATCGGCGACGACGTTCACATGCATCACGGCTGTACGCTGGGCGGTAACTCGCCGTATCCCGAGAAGCGCCATCCGACGCTCGAAGACGGCGTGACCCTCGGCGCGAACGCCACGTTGATCGGTGACATCACGATCGGGGAGGACGCCACCGTGGGTGCTGGCGCGGTCGTGGTCGAGGACGTCCCGCCGGAAACGACCGTAACCGGCGTCCCGGCCGAGCCCGTCGAACGGACCGGCTCGACGCCAGCAAACGGCGTCGACAGGCCCGACGTGCGCGTCGAGTCGATAGGCGAGGACGATATCGATGGGACCGCACACGGCGTCCTGCTGGACACTGATACTCCAGATCCGGACCGACTGCTCGCCGAGGTCGACGACGCGCTCTCGGAGCTCGATCAACGCAAGGACGAACTCGAAGCGCTCCGGGAGGACGTTGAACGCCTGCGTGAGGACTAGTCGAGCAGGTGCCGTGCGATGATCGTCTTCTGGATTTCGCTGGTGCCCTCGTAGATAGTCGTCACGCGGGCGTCCCGGTAGAGCCGTTCGACGTCGAACTCGGTGACGTAGCCGTAGCCGCCGTGGAGCTGAACTGCCTCGTTGGTAACGTCCATGGCGGTTTCGCTGGCGACGTACTTGGCCACGCTTGCCTGCAGGGGGCCGTCGTCCCCGCGGTCGTCTGCCCGGGCAGCAGTGAGTGTGATCGCCCGGGCGCTCTGGATCTCCGCGTACATCTCCGCAATTTTGTGTCGAACCGTCTGAATGTCGGCGATTGGACCGCCGAACTGTTCGCGCTCGCCGACGTACTCACGTGCCATGTCGAAGGCCGACTGGGCGAGGCCGACTGACTGGGCGGCGATCCCGATTCGTCCGCCGGTGAGGATCGAGAGCGCGGCGCTCAGGCCCTCCCCCTCGGGCGTCAGCCGGTTCTCGGCGGGGATCCGCACGTCGTCGAAGGTGAGCGAGGTGGTGTCACTGGCGCGGAGGCCGAGTTTCTCCTCCGGATCGCCCACTGAGAGGCCGTCAGCGTCGCCCGGAACGACGAATTGCGTGATCGAGTCCGGATCCTCGCTGTCTGTCTTCGCGAAGACGATGTAGACGCCCGCACGCTCGCCGTTGGTGATCCACTGCTTCTCGCCGTCGAGGACGTACTCTGTCGGGTCGCTGTCCCCATCGCCGCCCACGGGTCGGGCCTCGGTTGTCATCTCGGCGGGGTTCGAGCCCGCTCCCGGCTCCGAGAGTGCGAACGCGCCGACGGGTCGCCCCTTTGCCATCTCGGGGAGCCACCGGTCTTTCTGTCTCTCGCTACCGAACTCCGCGATACACGAGGTTGCCAGACAGTGGACCGACAGCGCGGTCGCTACCGCCAGCGCGCCGTACGCGACCTCCTCGTTGACCAGTGCGTAGGTCACTCGATCGGCGTCGTAGCCGCCGTAGGCCCCGGGCGTTGTCAGTCCGGTCAGATCGAGGTCCGCCAGCCCGTCCCAGATGTCCTCCGGGAACTGTTCGGTCTCGTCTGCCTCCCGGGCGATCGGCTGAAGCTCCTCGACAGCGAACTCGTGGACTACGTCCCGGATGGCCTGCTGTTCGTCGGACAGTTCCATACCGGTAGTTCCGGCGCTCACGCGAAAAAGCTAGGGCGCAGTCAGAATTGACTGAAACGACGGATGAGCATATCGGTCCCGCCCGCGAAGACGAGCAGGTACAGGATCACGCCAGCGGGTACGAGCAGTACGAACTGGATCGCACTCTGGGTGATCGGATCCGGCGGCGACGCCAACACCCCGATCAGCGTTGCCCCCACAACGGTGCCGTACAGCCACGCCCCCAGCTGTCACGCCGCGAAAGCGGGGCGTCTCGGCGTCCTGCCCGGACGGCAAAATAGGCGTACAGGGGGTGGAACGGGACTGGGAACAAAGCGACGCCGATCGACCAGTACACTGGTTGGATTCTCGAAAATCGTCCGACGTCGCGGGGGATACTATGGCACAAGCACACAAACTGGACTGCGAATCGGTGTCGGATACGTGTCGGTTCATCATTCAGTCCGAAAACGAGGAGGAAGCGGTTGAACTGGCAAGCAAACACATGCGGAGGTCTACGAACAGGAGTTCACCGAAGACGAACTGCGTGAGGACCATTTACAGATCGTCTGATCTACTCTCACCCCTGTTTTTCTGTCCCGCTTTGATGATAGCTCACTCGTCGACTAACTCGACATCCAGCCGCTTTTCGAGCGCCTCGATGAGGGAGCCGCCGATGCCGGACTCGACTGCACGACTCTGTTCGACGGCGAGGAGATCGGACTCGGGAACGCCGAGCTCATCGGCGAGTTCCTCGCGCTGGAGTCCGGCATTCTGTCGGGCGTCTTCGACGATTTCGCCGTAGCCACGGATCAGATACGGAAGCTGGTCGTCGTCGTAGTCGGTCCCGCCTTCTTCCCAGTGGCTCGTATCGCCGTCCCACATGCTCTCGCTGCCGGTCTGTGGGCCGCTCGATTCGGGCGCCGTCGAGGACGAGCCAGTCGAGCCACTGTCGCTCCCGCCGCCCTGCTTCCGCCGCTGTTTCTTGTCCTTGTGCGCGTTGTCGTCGTGTGGGCGACAGTCCGGACAGACATCGAGCGTCGCGCCCGCGACCTTCGCGGTGCGAAGCGACTCGCTGGTCGCGCCACACAGCTCGCAGGCACCGCCGTCCCCCGAGTCCGAGGAGCCGCCGGTCGAGTATTTGGCCATACGTCGTGTAGAACGGTCGGTCATTTGAATTTCGCGGTCCACAGCCAGCAGTTCACCTCGCTCAAGAAATTTCGAGTGCGTCCCGATCCGCGCCCGCGAGTTCACAGAGTGCGTCGGCTTCGAGCAGGTGGAGTTCGCCGGGGATGACGAGCAGGTGGAGCGGCTCACCGAACTCGCGCTCGGCGAGGTCCGACAGTGGGGCAGCCTCGACCAGCGGTTCCGGACTGCCCGCACGGGCGACGACCACTCCTACGAGGTCTGGGTACTCCTCGGCGAGCAACTCAGCGCCGACGTCGGCGGTCATGTACTCCTCTCGGTCGGCCTTGATGTCGAGGTAGACGACCGTATGCAGGTCCGCATCACGGTTCGCCTCGATGGTGTCGGTGACGCTCGCGGGCAACCCGTCCGCGCCGTGGGCGTAGGGGAACGGAAGCGTCGTCGCCTTGCCAAAGCGGTAGTTCTGCAGGCCGGTGAGCGAACTCGTCGCCGTCTGGGCGGTGATGCCGTGGATCACGCGAGTCTCGATGCCGCGCTCGTGGGCACGCAGGCGCAGGTCGACGTGGGTCGTCGAGATCATAGTATCCCCGGCAGTGAGAAA harbors:
- the dph5 gene encoding diphthine synthase → MLTFVGLGLYDERSITVEGQRALREADRAFAEFYTSKLIGTSAEELEAHHGTEIDVRDRAGVEQDPEPILDAAASGDAVFLTAGDTMISTTHVDLRLRAHERGIETRVIHGITAQTATSSLTGLQNYRFGKATTLPFPYAHGADGLPASVTDTIEANRDADLHTVVYLDIKADREEYMTADVGAELLAEEYPDLVGVVVARAGSPEPLVEAAPLSDLAEREFGEPLHLLVIPGELHLLEADALCELAGADRDALEIS